The Candidatus Zixiibacteriota bacterium genome contains the following window.
ACAGCATCACAAACAGGAAGCCCGAGACAAGAATCAATGAGCCACCGATCGCGGCGAGTGGGTGTCTGAACAGTGTCCGTCTTCGTATCATCACTTCAGCCATTAGCTCGCTCCTATAGCAAAAAAATGAAATGCCTCACAAGAATACAAGATCAGTCCGATTACTGCAAGCGGAAAACACGCCAATTGTCTCACCTAAGAACGACATGTAACAAGTTTGCCGGAAGTTATCAGCATTAACAGGAGCACGGCTACAATAATCCCGGTAAACCGTTATAAATTAGAGACATAACACATGAATACGATTGACACCAGAATCCATTGCCCTTAACAAGCAACCTGGCCGTGGATTCTCTAATTGAGGTCCTTAATGTACGATAAAATCAGTCTTTATTGTGAAAAGTATCACATTTTCATTGACTAATACAGGAGATCATCTATTTTGTATCCCAATGTCGGCCGACCTGCTTTGCGACGCGAAATGAACCCTTGGAGCTTGTGTTGTGTCTGGAGATTTGATATGAGCACCTGTCTGAAATGGCTTCTGGCGGCGGTACTTGTTACGACCTTTGGATTTGCACCGGTGTTCGCGCAGTCTATCGAAGACTGCATAATGTGCCATGAAGACGAGGAACTGACTAAGGAACGGAACGGCAAGGAGGTTTCACTATTCATAGACCTCAGTGTATACGAGAAGACGGTTCATGGCGGGTTCGACTGCGTTGATTGTCACCAGGATCTATCAGGCGCAGATTTCCCTCATGACGAGGTGCTGGAACTTGTCGACTGCTCGATGTGCCACGATGACATTGCATCCATTTATGACGGAAGCCTGCACGGAAAGAAAGTAAGAGAGGGGGAGCCGCTTGCCCCTCATTGCTGGGATTGTCATGGCGCCCACGACATTTTTCCACCCAGTTCGCCAATTTCGAGAGTTACCAAATTCAACATTCCATATATGTGTGGATCGTGCCACAAAGAGGGCACTGCTGTCACCCAGAAATACGATATTCCTAAAGACAGCATCCTCACGCACTACTCTGAGAGTATTCATGGAGTTGGCCTCTACCAGATGGGGCTGACGGTTACGGCGGTCTGTAGCGATTGTCATACGGCTCACAATGTCCTTCCACACACCGATCCAAGATCGTCTATTTACAGAGAAAATGTTCCGAAGACGTGCGAGAAATGCCACGGGCAGATTGAGGAAGTTCACCGAAAGGTCATCCGTGGAGAAGTATGGAGAAAAGAGCCGGACAAAGTCCCGATCTGCGTCGACTGCCACTCTCCGCATGAAATCCGGCAAGTCTTCTACGATGAGGGAATCTCGAACAAAGACTGCTTGAATTGCCATCAGAAGAAGGATCTCGTGATGGTATCCGACGGGGACACAGTCTCACTCTATGTAGAGTCTGAAGAGCTTTACGGCTCTATGCACAGAGGTGTAACATGTGCACAGTGTCATACCGGAGCGAGTCTTGAACATGACCGTCCCTGTGAAACAGTTGCTGATAAAGTGGACTGCTCCATTTGTCACGCCGAAGTTGAGGCGATGTACTTCAGCGGCATTCATGGATCGCTTGCGGAGCGAGGGGACAAGAAGGCGCCCGACTGCACCGACTGTCACGGTGTTCACGGCGTACTCGGAAAGACAGACGACAAATCCCCGACTTTCCCGATAAACGTGCCGCAGCTCTGCGGGAATTGTCACCGTGAAGGCATGCAGGCTTCCGAGCGATATGCCAACGGCGAGCGGGATGTTGTGGAAGAATACTCCATGGGAATCCATGGCAAGGGGCTGCTCGAGAGTGGCCTGGTGGTGACAGCAATGTGCACCGACTGCCACACTGCACACATGGAGCTTCCGCCATCTGATCCGAGATCGACGGTTAATAGGGATAACATCGCCGCGACCTGCGCAACGTGCCACAATGGCATTTATGAGCAGTTCTCGAAGAGTATTCACTCACCACTGGTCACTCACACGGAGGAACGTCTGCCCGTCTGCAACGATTGTCATCAGTCGCACACTATCATCCGCGCTGATCAGGTCGGATTCAGACTCAAAATAATGAATCAGTGTGGGAAGTGCCACGCGGATGTAACGGAAACATATTTCGAGACATTCCACGGCAAGGTTTCGAAGCTCGGCTATGCTGCGGCAGCCAAGTGCTATGACTGTCACGGTGCGCACAACATCCTGCCACCGGTGAATACCCATTCGACGTTGTCACGACAAAACATCGTGGCAACATGTGCGAAGTGTCATCCCGGATCGCACAGGCAGTTCGCGGGGTATCTTACACATGCGACTCATCACGATCGCGCCAAGTATCCGATTCTATTCTATACATTCTGGTTCATGACCTCTCTCCTGCTCGGGACTCTCATTATCGCCGGCACGCACACTCTCCTCTGGATGCCGAAGTCATTCCAGATGATGAGGGAGCATAAGGCTCTGCGCAGTAAATATCACGGCCACCTTGAATACAGACGGTTCAAACCGCTACATAGTGGGCTCCATTTCCTGGTCGTTATCAGTTTCCTGGGACTCGCAGTGACCGGCATGACCCTGAAATTCTCATATCTTGGATGGGCGCGATGGCTCTCTGGGATGCTCGGTGGCTTTGAATCAGCGGGCTATATTCACAGGATGTGTGCTATTATCACGTTCTTCTACTTCATAGCTCACATTGTCGATCGAATAGTGACCAAGGTATCATCGAAGAAGAGCTGGAAAGATGTCCTCACAGGATCAAACTCGATGCTGCCTAACAAGAATGACTGGCGCGAGTTCAAGGCCACTATCAAGTGGTTCTTCGGCGCGGGACCCCGTCCCAATTACGGCCGCTGGACCTATTGGGAAAAATTCGACTATTTCGCAGTCTTCTGGGGAGTCGCAATAATCGGATCGACAGGGCTTGTACTCTGGTTCCCGGAGTTTTTCACACTGTTCCTGCCGGGATGGATCATCAATGTTGC
Protein-coding sequences here:
- a CDS encoding cytochrome c3 family protein translates to MSTCLKWLLAAVLVTTFGFAPVFAQSIEDCIMCHEDEELTKERNGKEVSLFIDLSVYEKTVHGGFDCVDCHQDLSGADFPHDEVLELVDCSMCHDDIASIYDGSLHGKKVREGEPLAPHCWDCHGAHDIFPPSSPISRVTKFNIPYMCGSCHKEGTAVTQKYDIPKDSILTHYSESIHGVGLYQMGLTVTAVCSDCHTAHNVLPHTDPRSSIYRENVPKTCEKCHGQIEEVHRKVIRGEVWRKEPDKVPICVDCHSPHEIRQVFYDEGISNKDCLNCHQKKDLVMVSDGDTVSLYVESEELYGSMHRGVTCAQCHTGASLEHDRPCETVADKVDCSICHAEVEAMYFSGIHGSLAERGDKKAPDCTDCHGVHGVLGKTDDKSPTFPINVPQLCGNCHREGMQASERYANGERDVVEEYSMGIHGKGLLESGLVVTAMCTDCHTAHMELPPSDPRSTVNRDNIAATCATCHNGIYEQFSKSIHSPLVTHTEERLPVCNDCHQSHTIIRADQVGFRLKIMNQCGKCHADVTETYFETFHGKVSKLGYAAAAKCYDCHGAHNILPPVNTHSTLSRQNIVATCAKCHPGSHRQFAGYLTHATHHDRAKYPILFYTFWFMTSLLLGTLIIAGTHTLLWMPKSFQMMREHKALRSKYHGHLEYRRFKPLHSGLHFLVVISFLGLAVTGMTLKFSYLGWARWLSGMLGGFESAGYIHRMCAIITFFYFIAHIVDRIVTKVSSKKSWKDVLTGSNSMLPNKNDWREFKATIKWFFGAGPRPNYGRWTYWEKFDYFAVFWGVAIIGSTGLVLWFPEFFTLFLPGWIINVATIIHSDEALLAVAFIFTVHFFNTHFRPDKFPMDTVIFTGRVPLEELKQDRPGEYRELVESRQIKKHLVEPLPPVLVKFIRVFGSVALFIGLSLIILIIYAEIFGYR